The following are from one region of the Corylus avellana chromosome ca1, CavTom2PMs-1.0 genome:
- the LOC132162352 gene encoding F-box/kelch-repeat protein At3g18720-like, protein MASLTQYIRRTFDVVHLQELECQAECLASRYGWLLILSRETSSLFFFNPLTCQRIDLPYTKRIISAAAFSAPPTSPDCTVYAIKSSTFNDACELHIDTFLIGQESWIPHSYKSTTKPLIANVVQAVCSKEVLYCVDSRGRVGAFDVKDGNWTVFPGEEFQKVCTLSLVEFNGDIFAAKKGAYGVIEKLYKLTIEQGMAAWEAEKDSGDFSVFVGPYGSCGVSAPNEETKEKLFVADCRPESRCVVYNVVGRDYMEAERFIGGSFSCWYNPVWIER, encoded by the coding sequence ATGGCTTCTTTGACCCAATATATACGACGGACCTTCGACGTCGTTCACCTTCAAGAACTTGAATGTCAGGCAGAGTGTCTTGCTTCCCGATACGGCTGGTTACTCATATTATCAAGAGAaacatcttctctttttttcttcaacccCTTAACGTGTCAAAGAATCGATCTCCCATATACCAAACGTATTATCAGTGCCGCGGCATTCTCTGCCCCTCCTACTTCCCCTGACTGTACTGTTTATGCAATTAAATCCTCTACTTTCAATGATGCATGCGAGCTTCATATCGACACTTTTCTTATTGGACAAGAAAGCTGGATCCCCCATTCATATAAATCTACAACAAAACCTCTCATAGCCAATGTTGTTCAAGCAGTTTGTAGCAAGGAGGTTTTGTACTGTGTGGATTCACGCGGAAGAGTCGGTGCCTTTGATGTGAAGGATGGGAATTGGACCGTTTTTCCGGGCGAGGAATTTCAGAAGGTTTGCACACTTTCTCTGGTGGAGTTCAATGGAGATATATTTGCAGCGAAGAAAGGAGCTTATGGTGTTATTGAGAAGCTTTATAAATTGACTATTGAACAAGGGATGGCGGCTTGGGAGGCGGAGAAGGACTCGGGTGATTTTTCAGTGTTTGTTGGTCCATATGGGTCTTGCGGTGTGTCGGCTCCGAATGAAGAGACGAAGGAGAAGCTTTTTGTTGCCGACTGTAGACCCGAATCCAGGTGTGTCGTCTACAACGTTGTTGGAAGGGACTACATGGAGGCTGAAAGGTTTATTGGCGGATCCTTCAGTTGCTGGTACAATCCGGTTTGGATTGAAAGGTGA